The following are encoded in a window of Dysidea avara chromosome 4, odDysAvar1.4, whole genome shotgun sequence genomic DNA:
- the LOC136254139 gene encoding dynein axonemal assembly factor 1-like, translating to MPIPSGQDNQSGAARGVDKKGAKDTGPRITVKYIKQLCKEHGLYQTPELNDVLYLHYKGFSHIENLELYTGLKCLWLESNGIEKLENLDNQKELRCLFLHHNLIRKIESLDHLQYLDNLNLSHNSISKVENLSCLPVLTTLNLARNRLCTADDVKELAQCPKLSCVDLSHNRLEDPGIIDVFSAMPCVRVLYLMGNPALGKIKNYRKNMITSVKSLTYLDERPVFPRDRACAEAWLQGGIEAEKDEREKWINKDMKKMMDSVKALERIRQRAQQGTATDDNQEENDEEESSSDREDQLVSPTSIFDYGEEQVPDLEDDEDDSIEQQQQLSSNEEPVKPVIEDKPSSDDSINAIKSKEEQPPSEEPEWLIPRKKEEDVDSHGTHQSLFSTTTTTGPVTKAPLIVDMTQTGTAPDTAQDTTPQITELLLPSEFTSSTQPVHKGRPLIEEIEETTTDNPPMLSSPTGSSNFFITESHVTKAASFHSKPPESSPTVFGGEWAHRTKPLIEEIGDDDTTKTCTEKMKIEVIEDLEDADSCEITSQHTAKDHLPCTSSENEKGTISTGQVISEEQRDEITKLAEKAGSTLDPVTVDQDLLQTLRQKYQ from the exons GATTACAGTCAAGTACATTAAGCAGCTGTGCAAGGAACATGGCCTCTACCAGACCCCAGAGTTAAATGATGTCCTATACTTGCACTACAAGG GTTTCTCTCACATTGAGAACCTAGAGTTGTACACTGGACTGAAGTGCCTCTGGCTGGAGAGCAATGGGATTGAAAAGCTTGAAAACCTTGACAACCAGAAGGAACTGAGATGTCT GTTTCTTCATCACAATCTGATTCGTAAGATTGAGAGCCTTGACCACCTCCAGTATCTGGACAACCTCAACCTCAGCCATAACTCCATCAGTAAAGTGGAGAACCTTA GTTGTCTTCCTGTTCTTACCACACTCAACTTGGCTCGTAACAGGTTGTGTACAGCTGATGACGTCAAGGAATTAGCGCAGTGTCCTAAATTAAG CTGTGTGGATCTATCTCATAATCGTTTGGAAGATCCTGGTATAATTGATGTGTTCTCTGCCATGCCATGTGTG CGTGTTCTCTACCTTATGGGAAATCCTGCTCTAGGTAAGATCAAGAACTATCGCAAGAACATGATCACCTCTGTT AAATCCCTCACGTACCTGGATGAGAGACCAGTGTTTCCAAGGGACAGAGCATGTGCAGAAGCATG GTTACAAGGTGGCATTGAAGCTGAGAAGGATGAGCGGGAGAAATGGATAAACAAAGATATGAAGAAAATGATGGATTCAGTCAAAG CGTTGGAGAGGATCCGTCAGAGGGCACAGCAAGGTACTGCCACAGATGACAACCAAGAAGAAAATGACGAAGAAGAATCTTCTTCTGATCGTGAG GATCAACTGGTTTCTCCCACTAGCATATTTGATTATGGGGAAGAG CAAGTTCCAGATTTGGAAGATGATGAGGATGATAGTATTGAACAGCAACAGCAACTCAGTTCCAATGAG GAACCAGTGAAACCTGTTATTGAAGACAAACCATCAAGTGATGATTCTATTAATGCCATTAAAAGTAAAGAGGAGCAACCTCCTAGTGAAGAACCAGAGTGGCTAATACCAAGGAAGAAAGAGGAAGATGTTGACAGCCATGGCACTCATCAAAGTCTTTTTTCTACCACCACAACAACTGGTCCAGTCACTAAAGCACCACTGATTGTGGACATGACACAAACTGGTACTGCTCCGGATACTGCTCAGGATACTACACCTCAAATTACAGAACTTCTGTTACCCTCAGAGTTTACTTCATCCACACAGCCAGTACACAAGGGGAGACCATTGATAGAAGAAATAGAAGAGACAACCACTGACAATCCCCCAATGCTGTCTTCTCCCACTGGTAGCTCTAACTTCTTCATAACTGAGTCACATGTCACTAAAGCTGCTAGCTTTCATTCTAAACCACCAGAATCATCACCCACTGTATTCGGAGGTGAATGGGCACATCGTACCAAACCACTTATTGAAGAGATTGGTGATGATGACACTACAAAAACATGTACAGAAAAAATGAAAATTGAGGTTATTGAAGACTTGGAAGATGCTGATAGCTGTGAAATCACTTCACAACATACTGCTAAAGACCATCTGCCATGCACAAGCAGTGAAAATGAAAAGGGAACAATTTCCACTGGCCAAGTTATTAGTGAAGAACAGAGAGATGAGATTACCAAACTAGCTGAGAAAGCTGGTTCAACACTGGATCCAGTCACTGTAGATCAAGACCTACTACAAACACTAAGACAAAAATACCAATAA